The Daphnia pulex isolate KAP4 chromosome 3, ASM2113471v1 genome includes a region encoding these proteins:
- the LOC124190653 gene encoding uncharacterized protein LOC124190653 isoform X1: MGRTALLMLFLSICLSYASVSAANQERDSRFWLRPSGKKCMEYSEKCTRVQQYCVPIFKHVSCSEWNDRCNRYNQLCPKLVQVVAAPPQQVVVVPQPQVVAVPQQVVPQQVVAVPQQVVPQQIIVQRPAPQKIKFKLFG; encoded by the exons ATGGGTCGTACAGCACTGTTGATGCTCTTTTTGTCAATTTGTCTGAGTTATGCTTCGGTATCAg CAGCAAACCAAGAAAGAGACTCACGATTTTGGCTTCGCCCAAGCGGCAAAAAATGTATGGAATATTCTGAAAAATGTACTCGCGTTCAACAGTACTGTGTCCCAATTTTTAAACATGTCAGTTGCAG TGAATGGAATGATCGTTGCAATCGTTACAATCAACTCTGCCCTAAATTGGTACAAGTCGTTGCTGCTCCTCCTCAACAAGTCGTCGTTGTTCCTCAACCTCAAGTCGTCGCTGTACCTCAGCAGGTCGTCCCTCAACAAGTTGTCGCTGTTCCTCAGCAAGTCGTCCCTCAACAAATTATAGTCCAACGACctgccccccaaaaaattaagttcAAATTGTTCGGTTAA
- the LOC124190646 gene encoding tudor and KH domain-containing protein homolog isoform X1, giving the protein MSYDSLPGLKTLFATVTAGVTGTLVYHYMKTNFFAVTDEENIKVSIHVEVPRDTVAYLIGRGGKNIKHIEEETCTSISFIDPGGPCRLGVIRGSKEGVQLAKLQLLKCVEEYGQLETSEIFVSEKTIARLTSEESKKLREIAALSKTRIYIDGIQEKPKSLLVRGTYHQIENVRECLKEMAAEEVRSETEIGNNSIVNCVPNPMKTKPQQMEKMIDYEKLEPTSFDGFCEVMVSVVESPSKFFVQKGGTLSKELDCLIDDLTEFYSNEDNRLQYAVQKYEIGDLVATLIPDDNCWYRAKVVSIEPDDESEEDESILSVNLVDFGDTIKQKHCFVASLRPDFLSIQFQAIQCSMAYIEPKGGVEWTEKAIEAFETLTYCAHWKILMARVEFNSSVNGRNVYSLKLVDTNTEKDIDIATEIVRLEFGSVITQELSM; this is encoded by the exons ATGAGTTACGACTCGTTACCAGGTCTGAAAACCTTGTTCGCTACTGTCACTGCTGGAGTGACAGGGACATTGGTGTATCACTACATGAAAACT AATTTCTTTGCTGTaactgatgaagaaaatatcaaagtGTCAATACATGTTGAGGTTCCAAGGGACACAGTTGCATACCTCATCGGAAGGGGaggtaaaaatattaaacacatagaagaagaaacctgCACTTCCATATCTTTCATTGACCCAG GTGGCCCTTGCAGGTTGGGTGTGATTAGGGGTAGCAAAGAAGGAGTACAGTTAGCTAAACTGCAACTTCTAAAATGTGTTGAAGAATACGGGCAGTTggaaacctctgaaatatttgtttctgAG AAAACCATCGCCCGCCTGACATCGgaagaaagcaaaaaattGCGAGAAATTGCAGCCTTATCAAAAACAAGAATCTACATCGATGGCATCCAGGAAAAACCAAAGAGCTTGCTTGTGAGAGGAACCTATCATCAGATCGAAAATGTCAGAGAATGTTTGAAAGAAATGGCCGCAGAAGAAGTGCGGTCAGAAACGGAAATCGGCAACAATTCGATAGTTAATTGCGTACCGAATCCCATGAAAACCAAACCCCAA CAGATGGAGAAAATGATTGACTATGAGAAACTGGAACCAACCAGCTTTGATGG ATTCTGTGAAGTGATGGTAAGTGTCGTAGAAAGCCCGTCCAAATTCTTCGTCCAAAAAGGTGGAACACTCTCCAAGGAATTGGATTGTCTCATTGATGATTTGACAGagttttattcaaatgaagacAATCGGCTGCAGTACGCTGTACAAAAG TACGAAATTGGCGATTTGGTTGCTACTCTAATACCTGATGATAACTGCTGGTATCGTGCCAAAGTAGTTTCCATTGAACCAGATGATGAAAGCGAAGAAGACGAAAGTATCCTGTCGGTGAATCTGGTTGATTTTGGAGACACAATCAAGCAAAAGCATTGCTTCGTTGCCAGTTTGCGCCCAGACTTCTTATCCATCCAGTTCCAAGCTATTCAATGTAGCATGGCTTACATTGAACCCAAAGG gggTGTCGAGTGGACCGAAAAGGCAATTGAAGCCTTCGAAACTTTGACTTATTGCGCTCACTGGAAAATTCTTATGGCTCGTGTCGAGTTTAACTCTAGCGTAAACGGCAGGAATGTTTACTCTTTAAAACTCGTCGATACCAATACGGAAAAA GATATTGATATTGCTACAGAAATTGTACGATTGGAATTCGGATCTGTAATCACTCAAGAATTGTCTATGTGA
- the LOC124190648 gene encoding bestrophin homolog 5-like, whose translation MISRVGERLRLKKKSSSKGYSDFASPTASEFGDIIKTVFRWKGSIYSHIWKEFLIYITFYISITLLADFGLTDNSRDHFEDVAAYCSSFVSSLQIVLLLGFFTSTAMQRWFSIVQVMPGTSKVTAYFVHSLKENQPEGMQIVQQYARWIVLSWTLVFRMICPGLKEAYPDLMCLQNEGLLLEHERLELEMEQNAKSQSLVVINWNLALLRVCARRNMFYVPADYTRNLDCLMLFKKNCNNAIKFATKNIPSALIQVVTLAVYSYGLASLMARTPTARADDGTWKGKPVFTVIGYIPITNVVKFFLFYSWLKFGRMASHPFGDDEDDIDVIRLMYSHIEDAVRLQSLYVDTSPIEKVAMTSISNPSHLWIDHAKIREKSEKRTVSSNIPVQESEL comes from the exons ATGATCTCGAGAGTGGGTGAGCGTCTtcgtttgaagaaaaagtcttCATCGAAAGGTTACTCTGATTTCGCTTCGCCCACCGCGAGTGAATTTGGCGACATCATCAAAACTGTTTTCAG atggAAAGGAAGCATATACAGTCACATATGGAAGGAGTTTTTGATTTACATTACATTTTACATCTCTATAACTCTTTTGGCTGATTTTGGGCTGACGGACAACTCGAGGGA TCATTTTGAAGATGTAGCCGCTTACTGTTCAAGTTTCGTCTCGTCTCTGCAAATTGTCTTGTTGCTCGGCTTTTTCACTTCAACCGCTATGCAG CGCTGGTTTTCCATCGTGCAAGTAATGCCAG GTACCAGCAAAGTGACAGCTTACTTTGTACATTCACTAAAGGAAAACCAACCTGAG GGAATGCAAATTGTGCAACAATACGCCAGATGGATTGTACTAAGTTGGACACTGGTGTTCCGCATGATTTGTCCAGGGCTAAAAGAAGCTTATCCTGACTTAATGTGTCTTCAAAACGAAG GTTTGTTGCTGGAACATGAACGACTAGAACTGGAAATGGAACAGAATGCCAAGAGTCAATCGCTTGTCGTCATCAACTGGAATTTAGCCTTGCTTCGGGTGTGCGCCAGACGGAACATGTTTTACGTTCCAGCCGACTACACCCGAAATCTTGATTGTTTAATGCTATTCAAGAAAAACTGTAATAACGCCATCAAATTCGCCACCAAAAACATACCTTCGGCTCTCATTCAG GTCGTCACTTTGGCTGTTTATTCATACGGTTTGGCATCTTTAATGGCCCGTACACCGACAGCAAGAGCGGACGATGGAACATGGAAAGGGAAACCCGTGTTTACCGTTATTGGCTATATCCCCATCACCAACGTGGTCAAA TTCTTCCTGTTTTATTCGTGGCTCAAGTTCGGGCGTATGGCCAGCCATCCTTTCGGTGATGATGAGGATGATATCGACGTCATACGGTTGATGTATTCCCATATTGAG GATGCTGTTCGATTACAATCGCTCTACGTCGACACTTCTCCCATCGAAAAAGTGGCAATGACTTCAATCAGTAACCCCTCTCATCTCTGGATA GATCACgcgaaaataagagaaaagtcCGAAAAGCGTACAGTTTCAAGCAATATTCCCGTTCAGGAAAGCGAGTTATAA
- the LOC124190652 gene encoding venom allergen 5-like — MLLPLVIALLAGSVTSFDYCTLSAQNTLCKYKPTSYGTACMKIVPMSVTAADKSLIVDLHNKMRRQVAKAMEKGGNPGPQPAAANMRAMSWDDELALMAQTHAQQCVFTHDVDRNIARFKVGQNLAIQFSTVEMKKSNWTSMIQSWYDEVKTMSASYVASFPSKPTGVIGHYTQMVWAKTFKIGCGIVSYYDTKFQPKYPYKLFYVCNYGEAGNYLSTPVYKTGTAASACPAPTVPKDGLCA, encoded by the exons ATGTTACTTCCTCTGGTTATTGCTTTACTAGCCGGATCGGTGACGTCTTTCGACTACTGCACTCTAAGTGCCCAGAACACTTTGTGCAAATACAAG CCGACATCTTATGGCACCGCTTGCATGAAGATCGTCCCGATGTCTGTTACAGCTGCTGATAAAAGTTTGATCGTTGATTTACACAACAAAATGCGTCGCCAAGTCGCCAAGGCGATGGAAAAGGGTGGCAATCCCGGACCACAGCCAGCAGCTGCCAACATGAGAGCAATG AGCTGGGATGATGAATTAGCTCTCATGGCTCAGACTCACGCGCAGCAGTGTGTGTTCACTCACGATGTCGATCGCAACATTG CCCGCTTTAAAGTCGGCCAAAATTtag cCATTCAGTTTTCAACGGTGGAGATGAAGAAGTCCAATTGGACTAGTATGATTCAAAGTTGGTACGACGAAGTAAAAACCATGTCTGCGTCTTACGTGGCGTCGTTCCC ATCGAAACCGACAGGAGTAATTGGTCATTACACTCAAATGGTATGGGCTAAAACGTTCAAGATTGGTTGTGGAATCGTTTCATATTACGACACGAAATTCCAGCCGAAATATCCTTACAAGTTATTTTACGTCTGCAATT ACGGTGAAGCTGGAAACTATCTCAGCACACCAGTTTACAAAACTGGAACTGCCGCCTCGGCTTGTCCAGCTCCTACTGTACCCAAAGATGGACTTTGCGCTTGA
- the LOC124190655 gene encoding small nuclear ribonucleoprotein F: protein MAAPMPINPKPFLNALTGKPIMVKLKWGHEYKGYLVSVDGYMNLQLANTEEYIDGSCTGNLGEVLVRCNNVLYIRGVEEDDEEGEMRD from the exons atGGCA GCACCCATGCCCATCAATCCCAAACCCTTTCTCAATGCCTTAACCGGCAAACCGATTATGGTAAAACTGAAGTGGGGCCATGAATACAAAGGTTATCTCGTTTCAGTTGATGGATACATGAATCTTCAG TTGGCAAACACAGAAGAATATATTGATGGAAGCTGTACTGGAAACTTGGGTGAAGTTCTTGTCAGGTGCAACAATGTACTTTACATACGTGGAgtggaagaagatgatgaggagggagaaatgagagattga
- the LOC124190654 gene encoding PHD finger protein ALFIN-LIKE 1-like has protein sequence MVNGVEERNTLPPVGRNMIDNSKRISNTQERRKEVEHAMYYEELCGLNTCGNFLGEEFAILCVSCKVWFHGSCVNISRKIATTLEKKKFEWSCDIYISAPVTDKYPAADGSPPEKS, from the exons ATGGTCAATG GTGTAGAGGAGCGGAACACATTACCACCTGTAGGACGAAACATGATTGATAACTCAAAACGGATCTCCAACACACAGGAACGTCGAAAG GAAGTAGAGCATGCAATGTACTACGAAGAATTGTGTGGACTGAACACTTGTGGAAATTTTCTCGGAGAAGAATTTGCTATACTATGCGTAAGTTGCAAAGTATGGTTTCATGGCAGCTGTGTCAACATTTCACGCAAAATAGCAACTAcccttgaaaagaaaaaatttgaatggtcTTGCGATATTTATATCTCGGCACCTGTTACTGACAAATACCCTGCGGCTGATGGTTCTCCCCCGGAAAAAAGCTAG
- the LOC124190656 gene encoding bestrophin-1-like produces the protein MRDTHCSAGSAVKFGQNMKTLLRWKGSTYRLIWKEFLIYTTVYLTISVVYDFVLDDVSKKGFEDIAVYCSTYTSALPIILLLGFFTSTSMQRWFSLVTSMPGTTKVIANFVMSIKENQPEGHQIVQQYTRWILLGWALTFRLICKPLKRVFPNLTSLQNAGLLQPHETLLLEREPASNHPLVVIHWNLALLKLCNRKGIFMDISDYGRNQDLLMGFKKGCGDTIKFASKNIPFALIQAVTITVYSFGLASLMARQLTEKHTPTSFIIKYFPVLNTFQYFLYYLWLKFGRLAAYPFGDDENDIDIKRIFQAHIEDAVRWLSLYSSPGLTDQLVSMSLHSSSHEWMNLACPKGQESLISEPLANDSNQDSAIIAKEMGETKAKSIFELDSDEESQNNEGDSGLAVSLEASPSHTNNQDVSEEAVQVDFDSHEIIQSSPENVQSSEGKDDPVSTKSSLSAFQKARIERNRQKALLLRQARLQAHPYKNGNAGEEHSVIRVQNSRLIDSGGGFLIDEKDLEEEQSKEVVISEIPAPIILPDRPHCDECEQPLHDSLLYRSFSCPVCDTCKDVNDDKYSLITRTDARQEYLLKDCDLDLREPILRFILRKNPLNPRWGDMKLYLRLQVEKRALELWETLEKIEEEKELRETKREKSKTKKFNQQVKNLRMAVRSSVYKKVTASHQHVFGDEKFDAEKDIYYRKCSTCSFQQEYEKM, from the exons ATGCGCGACACCCACTGCTCTGCTGGATCCGCCGTCAAGTTTGGTCAAAATATGAAAACGTTGTTGAG ATGGAAGGGGAGCACTTATCGATTGATTTGGAAAGAATTCCTCATCTATACGACGGTTTACCTGACGATTTCGGTTGTGTACGATTTCGTACTAGATGATGTTAGCAAAAA AGGTTTCGAAGACATTGCCGTGTACTGTTCAACATACACGTCTGCACTGCCCATCATTCTGCTATTGGGTTTCTTCACCTCAACTTCCATGCAG CGCTGGTTTTCATTGGTCACTTCAATGCCT ggAACGACCAAAGTCATAGCCAATTTTGTCATGTCGATCAAAGAAAATCAGCCGGAA GGCCATCAAATAGTGCAGCAATACACCCGTTGGATCCTCTTAGGCTGGGCACTTACTTTTCGACTCATCTGCAAGCCTTTGAAAAGAGTATTCCCCAATTTGACATCCCTTCAAAACGCCG GATTGCTGCAACCACACGAGACGTTGCTGCTGGAAAGAGAGCCGGCCTCCAATCACCCTTTAGTGGTCATACATTGGAATCTCGCTTTATTGAAACTGTGTAACCGCAAGGGTATTTTCATGGACATTTCCGATTATGGCCGAAATCAGGATCTCCTGATGGGTTTCAAGAAAGGCTGTGGAGACACCATCAAATTTGCGTCCAAAAACATCCCATTTGCGTTAATTCAG GCTGTTACGATTACCGTTTATTCATTCGGGTTAGCGTCGCTGATGGCACGTCAATTAACTGAAAAGCACACCCCGACTTCGTTCATCATTAAATATTTCCCTGTCCTCAACACGTTTCAA TACTTTCTCTACTACTTGTGGTTGAAATTCGGTCGATTGGCGGCGTATCCTTTTGGAGACGACGAGAACGATATTGATATTAAAAGGATTTTCCAAGCCCACATAGAG GACGCAGTGCGATGGCTATCTCTTTATTCATCACCAGGTTTGACCGATCAATTGGTGTCGATGTCCCTCCACAGTTCTTCGCACGAATGGATG aatttagCATGCCCCAAAGGACAAGAAAGCCTGATAAGTGAACCATTGGCAAATGACAGCAATCAAGATAGTGCTATCat TGCAAAGGAGATGGGAGAAACGAAGGCCAAGTCTATATTTGAATTAGATTCAGATGAAGAATCTCAGAATAATGAGGGTGATAGTGGTCTAGCTGTCTCTCTTGAAGCAAGTCCCAGCCATACCAACAACCAAGATGTCAGTGAAGAAGCAGTGCAAGTTGACTTTGATTCACACGAGATCATTCAATCATCGCCAGAAAATGTGCAGTCTTCTGAAGGGAAGGATGATCCTGTGAGCACCAAATCAAGTTTAAGTGCGTTTCAGAAAGCcagaatagaaagaaatcGTCAAAAAGCCCTCTTGCTCCGACAGGCAAGACTGCAGGCTCATCCATATAAAAA TGGCAATGCTGGCGAGGAACATTCAGTAATCAGGGTTCAGAATTCAAGACTTATTGATTCAGGTGGTGGTTTCCTCATTGATGAGAAGGATCTTGAAGAAGAGCAATCAAAAGAG GTTGTGATCTCTGAAATCCCTGCTCCAATCATTTTACCCGACCGTCCTCATTGTGATGAATGCGAGCAACCTCTCCACGACTCCTTACTGTACCGATCTTTTTCGTGTCCTGTTTGCGACACATGCAA ggATGTAAACGATGATAAATACTCTCTAATTACACGAACAGATGCGCGTCAGGAGTATCTTTTAAAAGACTGTGATTTAGATTTACGCGAACCAATTTTACGTTTTATCTTGCGCAAAAACCCGCTAAATCCTAGATGGGGAGATATGAAGCTCTACTTGAGATTGCAG GTTGAAAAAAGAGCACTGGAGTTGTGGGAGACGCttgagaaaatagaagaagaaaaggaacttCGTGAAACCAAGcgagaaaaaagtaaaacgaaaaagttCAACCAACAAGTTAAAA ATTTACGAATGGCGGTACGGAGTAGCGTGTACAAAAAAGTAACAGCCAGCCATCAACATGTCTTCGGCGACGAAAAGTTTGATGCGGAAAAAGACATCTACTACCGCAAGTGTAGCACGTGCTCTTTTCAACAAGAAtacgaaaaaatgtaa
- the LOC124190646 gene encoding tudor and KH domain-containing protein homolog isoform X2, with product MSYDSLPGLKTLFATVTAGVTGTLVYHYMKTNFFAVTDEENIKVSIHVEVPRDTVAYLIGRGGKNIKHIEEETCTSISFIDPGGPCRLGVIRGSKEGVQLAKLQLLKCVEEYGQLETSEIFVSEKTIARLTSEESKKLREIAALSKTRIYIDGIQEKPKSLLVRGTYHQIENVRECLKEMAAEEVRSETEIGNNSIVNCVPNPMKTKPQMEKMIDYEKLEPTSFDGFCEVMVSVVESPSKFFVQKGGTLSKELDCLIDDLTEFYSNEDNRLQYAVQKYEIGDLVATLIPDDNCWYRAKVVSIEPDDESEEDESILSVNLVDFGDTIKQKHCFVASLRPDFLSIQFQAIQCSMAYIEPKGGVEWTEKAIEAFETLTYCAHWKILMARVEFNSSVNGRNVYSLKLVDTNTEKDIDIATEIVRLEFGSVITQELSM from the exons ATGAGTTACGACTCGTTACCAGGTCTGAAAACCTTGTTCGCTACTGTCACTGCTGGAGTGACAGGGACATTGGTGTATCACTACATGAAAACT AATTTCTTTGCTGTaactgatgaagaaaatatcaaagtGTCAATACATGTTGAGGTTCCAAGGGACACAGTTGCATACCTCATCGGAAGGGGaggtaaaaatattaaacacatagaagaagaaacctgCACTTCCATATCTTTCATTGACCCAG GTGGCCCTTGCAGGTTGGGTGTGATTAGGGGTAGCAAAGAAGGAGTACAGTTAGCTAAACTGCAACTTCTAAAATGTGTTGAAGAATACGGGCAGTTggaaacctctgaaatatttgtttctgAG AAAACCATCGCCCGCCTGACATCGgaagaaagcaaaaaattGCGAGAAATTGCAGCCTTATCAAAAACAAGAATCTACATCGATGGCATCCAGGAAAAACCAAAGAGCTTGCTTGTGAGAGGAACCTATCATCAGATCGAAAATGTCAGAGAATGTTTGAAAGAAATGGCCGCAGAAGAAGTGCGGTCAGAAACGGAAATCGGCAACAATTCGATAGTTAATTGCGTACCGAATCCCATGAAAACCAAACCCCAA ATGGAGAAAATGATTGACTATGAGAAACTGGAACCAACCAGCTTTGATGG ATTCTGTGAAGTGATGGTAAGTGTCGTAGAAAGCCCGTCCAAATTCTTCGTCCAAAAAGGTGGAACACTCTCCAAGGAATTGGATTGTCTCATTGATGATTTGACAGagttttattcaaatgaagacAATCGGCTGCAGTACGCTGTACAAAAG TACGAAATTGGCGATTTGGTTGCTACTCTAATACCTGATGATAACTGCTGGTATCGTGCCAAAGTAGTTTCCATTGAACCAGATGATGAAAGCGAAGAAGACGAAAGTATCCTGTCGGTGAATCTGGTTGATTTTGGAGACACAATCAAGCAAAAGCATTGCTTCGTTGCCAGTTTGCGCCCAGACTTCTTATCCATCCAGTTCCAAGCTATTCAATGTAGCATGGCTTACATTGAACCCAAAGG gggTGTCGAGTGGACCGAAAAGGCAATTGAAGCCTTCGAAACTTTGACTTATTGCGCTCACTGGAAAATTCTTATGGCTCGTGTCGAGTTTAACTCTAGCGTAAACGGCAGGAATGTTTACTCTTTAAAACTCGTCGATACCAATACGGAAAAA GATATTGATATTGCTACAGAAATTGTACGATTGGAATTCGGATCTGTAATCACTCAAGAATTGTCTATGTGA
- the LOC124190653 gene encoding uncharacterized protein LOC124190653 isoform X2, which translates to MGRTALLMLFLSICLSYASVSANQERDSRFWLRPSGKKCMEYSEKCTRVQQYCVPIFKHVSCSEWNDRCNRYNQLCPKLVQVVAAPPQQVVVVPQPQVVAVPQQVVPQQVVAVPQQVVPQQIIVQRPAPQKIKFKLFG; encoded by the exons ATGGGTCGTACAGCACTGTTGATGCTCTTTTTGTCAATTTGTCTGAGTTATGCTTCGGTATCAg CAAACCAAGAAAGAGACTCACGATTTTGGCTTCGCCCAAGCGGCAAAAAATGTATGGAATATTCTGAAAAATGTACTCGCGTTCAACAGTACTGTGTCCCAATTTTTAAACATGTCAGTTGCAG TGAATGGAATGATCGTTGCAATCGTTACAATCAACTCTGCCCTAAATTGGTACAAGTCGTTGCTGCTCCTCCTCAACAAGTCGTCGTTGTTCCTCAACCTCAAGTCGTCGCTGTACCTCAGCAGGTCGTCCCTCAACAAGTTGTCGCTGTTCCTCAGCAAGTCGTCCCTCAACAAATTATAGTCCAACGACctgccccccaaaaaattaagttcAAATTGTTCGGTTAA
- the LOC124190653 gene encoding uncharacterized protein LOC124190653 isoform X4 codes for MGRTALLMLFLSICLSYASVSAANQERDSRFWLRPSGKKCMEYSEKCTRVQQYCVPIFKHVSCSEWNDRCNRYNQLCPKLVQVVAAPPQQVVVVPQPQVVAVPQQVVPQQIIVQRPAPQKIKFKLFG; via the exons ATGGGTCGTACAGCACTGTTGATGCTCTTTTTGTCAATTTGTCTGAGTTATGCTTCGGTATCAg CAGCAAACCAAGAAAGAGACTCACGATTTTGGCTTCGCCCAAGCGGCAAAAAATGTATGGAATATTCTGAAAAATGTACTCGCGTTCAACAGTACTGTGTCCCAATTTTTAAACATGTCAGTTGCAG TGAATGGAATGATCGTTGCAATCGTTACAATCAACTCTGCCCTAAATTGGTACAAGTCGTTGCTGCTCCTCCTCAACAAGTCGTCGTTGTTCCTCAACCTCAAGTC GTCGCTGTTCCTCAGCAAGTCGTCCCTCAACAAATTATAGTCCAACGACctgccccccaaaaaattaagttcAAATTGTTCGGTTAA
- the LOC124190653 gene encoding uncharacterized protein LOC124190653 isoform X3 — translation MGRTALLMLFLSICLSYASVSAANQERDSRFWLRPSGKKCMEYSEKCTRVQQYCVPIFKHVSCSEWNDRCNRYNQLCPKLVQVVAAPPQQVVVVPQPQVVAVPQQVVPQQIIVQRPAPQKIKFKLFG, via the exons ATGGGTCGTACAGCACTGTTGATGCTCTTTTTGTCAATTTGTCTGAGTTATGCTTCGGTATCAg CAGCAAACCAAGAAAGAGACTCACGATTTTGGCTTCGCCCAAGCGGCAAAAAATGTATGGAATATTCTGAAAAATGTACTCGCGTTCAACAGTACTGTGTCCCAATTTTTAAACATGTCAGTTGCAG TGAATGGAATGATCGTTGCAATCGTTACAATCAACTCTGCCCTAAATTGGTACAAGTCGTTGCTGCTCCTCCTCAACAAGTCGTCGTTGTTCCTCAACCTCAAGTCGTCGCTGTACCTCAGCAG GTCGTCCCTCAACAAATTATAGTCCAACGACctgccccccaaaaaattaagttcAAATTGTTCGGTTAA
- the LOC124190323 gene encoding inactive pancreatic lipase-related protein 1-like, giving the protein MTSSSILWFLVSCSILTGVVVNAELCPQALADPFAAFKTHFLLWTRRNPIVFQPLIVGNPILLGVSNYEPTNPTIIYAHGWTDNGQNILSLRMRDSFLQREDCNFISVDWQFLALPPAYPKSVANVQPVGELTGNLVNFLISQGADRLKFHLLGFSLGAHVVGRAGLTTTDIMPRITGFDPAFPCFEKANRDEIIDSTDAEFVDIIHTNAGLLFQKSLGFPFSLGHADFWPNGGSIQPGCGPVDLTTNGTIGNIAAALGRG; this is encoded by the exons ATGACGTCGTCGTCCATCCTCTGGTTTCTAGTTTCTTGTTCGATTCTTACTGGTGTTGTCGTTA ATGCTGAGCTCTGTCCGCAAGCCTTGGCCGATCCGTTTGCAGCGTTTAAAACTCATTTCCTCCTCTGGACAAGACGCAATCCAATTGTGTTTCAACCATTGATTGTCGGCAATCCAATTCTCCTGGGTGTTTCCAACTACGAACCAACCAACCCTACCATAATCTACGCTCACGGTTGGACAGATAAtggtcaaaatattttaagtcTTCGAATGCGTGACA GTTTTCTCCAGAGGGAAGactgtaattttatttctgtcGATTGGCAATTTTTGGCTTTGCCACCCGCTTATCCTAAATCAGTGGCGAATGTCCAGCCTGTAGGAGAGCTCACTGGGAATTTAGtcaatttcttgatttctCAGGGAGCTGACCGTCTCAAATTTCACTTGTTGGGCTTCAGTTTGGGAGCTCACGTTGTTGGCCGAGCAGGGCTGACTACCACCGACATCATGCCCAGAATAACAG GATTTGACCCGGCATTCCCGTGTTTCGAGAAAGCCAATAGGGATGAAATTATCGACAGTACAGACGCTGAGTTTGTAGACATTATCCACACTAACGCTGGCCTTTTATTCCAAAAGAGCCTAGGATTTCCGTTCTCTCTTGGGCATGCAGATTTCTGGCCTAACGGCGGATCGATTCAGCCG GGATGCGGCCCAGTCGACCTAACGACAAATGGAACCATAGGAAATATTGCTGCTGCTTTAGGAAGAGGTTAA